One region of Pseudomonas glycinae genomic DNA includes:
- a CDS encoding efflux RND transporter permease subunit, whose product MNFSQFFISRPIFAAVLSLLILIAGAISLFQLPISEYPEVVPPTVVVRANFPGANPKVIGETVAAPLEQAITGVENMLYMSSQSTADGKITLTITFALGTDLDNAQVQVQNRVTRTEPKLPEEVTRIGITVDKASPDLTMVVHLTSPDKRYDMLYLSNYAILNIKDELARLGGVGDVQLFGMGDYSLRVWLDPNKTASRNLTATDVVTAIREQNRQVAAGQLGAPPAPNAQSFQLSVNTQGRLVSEEEFENIIIRAGDNGEITRLKDIARVELGSSQYALRSLLNNQPAVAIPIFQRPGSNAIEISNEVRGKMEELKKSFPQGMDYSIVYDPTIFVRGSIEAVVHTLFEALILVVLVVILFLQTWRASIIPLVAVPVSLIGTFAVMHLFGFSLNALSLFGLVLAIGIVVDDAIVVVENVERNIELGLNPFDATKKAMGEVTGPIIATALVLCAVFVPAAFISGLTGQFYKQFALTIAISTVISAFNSLTLSPALAAVLLKGHDAPKDRFSRVLDKIFGGWLFRPFNRFFDRASHGYVGTVRRVIRGSGIALFLYAGLMVLTFFGFSSTPTGFVPGQDKQYLVAFAQLPDAASLDRTEDVIKRMSDLALKQPGVESAVAFPGLSINGFTNSPNAGIVFVTLKPFDERKDPSMSAGAIAGALNGQYAGIQEAYMAIFPPPPVQGLGTIGGFRLQIEDRGNLGYEELYKETMNIIAKSHNVPELANLFTSYTVNVPQVDAAIDREKAKTHGVAVSDIFDTLQIYLGSLYANDFNRFGRTYQVNVQAEQQFRLESDQIGQLKVRNNKGEMIPLATFIKVSDTSGPDRVMHYNGFITAEINGAAAPGYSSGQAEKAIEKLLKDELPNGMTYEWTDLTYQQILSGNTALFVFPLCVLLAFLVLAAQYESWSLPLAVILIVPMTLLSAITGVIISGGDNNIFTQIGLIVLVGLACKNAILIVEFAKDKQQEGLDPLAAVLEACRLRLRPILMTSFAFIMGVVPLVFSSGAGAEMRHAMGVAVFSGMLGVTFFGLLLTPVFYVLIRNFVERSEARKAAKAQNLQKPLEAHP is encoded by the coding sequence ATGAATTTTTCCCAATTCTTCATTTCACGGCCGATCTTCGCAGCGGTGCTTTCGCTGTTGATCCTGATCGCCGGTGCGATTTCGCTGTTCCAGTTGCCGATCAGTGAATACCCGGAAGTCGTGCCACCGACCGTGGTGGTGCGCGCCAACTTCCCGGGTGCCAACCCGAAAGTCATCGGTGAAACCGTGGCGGCTCCTCTGGAGCAGGCCATCACCGGCGTCGAGAACATGCTGTACATGTCCTCGCAATCCACCGCTGACGGCAAGATCACCCTCACCATCACCTTCGCTCTGGGCACCGACCTGGACAACGCGCAGGTGCAGGTGCAGAACCGCGTGACCCGGACCGAGCCGAAGCTTCCCGAGGAAGTGACGCGCATCGGTATCACCGTCGACAAGGCTTCGCCCGACCTGACCATGGTTGTGCACTTGACCTCGCCGGACAAACGCTACGACATGCTGTACCTGTCCAACTACGCGATTCTCAACATCAAGGATGAGCTTGCTCGCCTCGGTGGTGTGGGTGACGTGCAGCTGTTCGGTATGGGCGACTACTCGCTGCGGGTATGGCTCGACCCTAACAAGACCGCTTCGCGCAATCTGACGGCAACCGATGTGGTGACCGCGATTCGCGAGCAGAACCGTCAGGTAGCCGCCGGCCAATTGGGCGCGCCCCCTGCGCCGAATGCCCAGAGCTTCCAGCTGTCGGTCAACACTCAGGGCCGTCTGGTCTCCGAGGAAGAGTTCGAGAACATCATCATTCGCGCAGGTGACAACGGTGAAATCACTCGCCTGAAGGACATCGCCCGCGTTGAACTGGGTTCCAGCCAATACGCCTTGCGTTCGCTGCTGAACAACCAGCCGGCCGTAGCGATCCCGATCTTCCAGCGTCCGGGCTCCAACGCCATCGAAATCTCGAACGAAGTTCGCGGCAAGATGGAAGAACTCAAGAAAAGCTTCCCGCAAGGCATGGACTACAGCATCGTCTATGACCCGACGATCTTCGTGCGCGGCTCCATCGAAGCGGTGGTTCACACCCTCTTCGAAGCACTGATCCTCGTGGTACTGGTGGTGATCCTGTTCCTGCAGACCTGGCGCGCCTCGATCATTCCGTTGGTCGCGGTGCCGGTATCGTTGATCGGTACATTTGCGGTGATGCACCTGTTCGGCTTCTCGCTCAACGCCCTGTCGCTGTTCGGCCTGGTATTGGCGATCGGTATCGTGGTGGACGACGCCATCGTGGTGGTGGAGAACGTCGAGCGGAACATTGAACTGGGGCTCAACCCTTTCGATGCGACCAAAAAAGCCATGGGCGAAGTAACCGGCCCGATCATTGCCACGGCACTGGTGCTGTGTGCGGTGTTCGTACCCGCCGCGTTCATCTCGGGCCTCACCGGTCAGTTCTACAAACAGTTTGCATTGACCATTGCCATCTCCACCGTGATCTCGGCCTTCAACTCGCTGACCCTGTCGCCAGCGCTGGCCGCTGTGTTGCTCAAAGGTCACGACGCACCGAAAGACCGCTTCTCGCGAGTGCTGGACAAGATCTTCGGTGGCTGGCTGTTCCGTCCGTTCAACCGTTTCTTCGACCGTGCCAGTCATGGCTACGTCGGCACCGTGCGCCGGGTCATCCGTGGCAGCGGCATCGCCCTCTTCCTGTACGCAGGCCTGATGGTGCTGACCTTCTTCGGTTTCTCCAGCACCCCGACCGGTTTCGTACCCGGCCAGGACAAGCAATACCTGGTGGCCTTCGCGCAACTGCCGGACGCCGCGAGCCTGGACCGCACTGAAGACGTGATCAAGCGCATGTCCGACCTGGCCCTGAAACAGCCAGGCGTGGAAAGTGCCGTAGCGTTCCCGGGCCTGTCGATCAACGGCTTCACCAACAGCCCGAACGCCGGCATCGTGTTCGTGACCCTGAAACCGTTCGACGAGCGTAAAGACCCGAGCATGTCCGCCGGTGCGATTGCCGGTGCCCTGAACGGCCAGTACGCCGGGATTCAGGAAGCCTATATGGCGATCTTCCCGCCGCCGCCGGTACAGGGGCTGGGCACCATCGGTGGTTTCCGCCTGCAAATCGAAGACCGGGGCAACCTGGGCTACGAAGAGCTGTACAAGGAAACCATGAACATTATTGCCAAGAGCCATAACGTTCCGGAACTGGCCAACCTGTTCACCAGCTACACCGTGAACGTGCCGCAGGTCGATGCCGCCATCGACCGGGAAAAAGCCAAGACCCACGGCGTGGCCGTCAGCGACATCTTCGACACCCTGCAGATCTACCTGGGTTCGCTGTATGCCAACGACTTCAACCGCTTCGGTCGTACCTATCAGGTCAACGTTCAGGCAGAGCAGCAGTTCCGCCTCGAATCCGACCAGATCGGTCAGTTGAAAGTACGCAACAACAAAGGCGAAATGATCCCGCTGGCGACCTTCATCAAGGTCAGCGACACCTCGGGTCCGGATCGCGTGATGCACTACAACGGCTTCATCACCGCTGAAATCAACGGTGCGGCAGCCCCGGGCTACAGCTCCGGCCAGGCCGAAAAAGCCATCGAGAAACTGCTCAAGGATGAACTTCCGAACGGCATGACCTACGAGTGGACCGACCTGACCTACCAGCAGATTCTGTCCGGCAACACTGCGCTGTTCGTGTTCCCGCTCTGCGTACTGCTGGCGTTCCTGGTGCTCGCGGCTCAATACGAAAGCTGGAGCCTGCCACTGGCAGTGATCCTGATCGTACCGATGACCCTGCTGTCGGCCATCACCGGTGTGATCATCTCTGGCGGCGACAACAACATCTTCACTCAGATCGGTCTGATCGTACTGGTGGGACTTGCCTGTAAGAACGCGATTCTGATCGTCGAGTTTGCCAAGGACAAACAGCAAGAAGGCCTGGATCCGCTGGCAGCTGTACTGGAAGCCTGCCGCCTGCGTCTGCGGCCGATCCTGATGACCTCGTTCGCGTTCATCATGGGTGTTGTGCCACTGGTGTTCTCCAGCGGTGCCGGTGCCGAGATGCGTCATGCCATGGGTGTGGCAGTGTTCTCCGGGATGCTCGGTGTGACCTTCTTCGGTCTGCTGTTGACCCCTGTGTTCTATGTGCTGATCCGCAACTTCGTGGAGCGCAGCGAAGCTCGCAAAGCGGCCAAGGCGCAAAATCTTCAAAAGCCACTGGAGGCGCACCCATGA
- the mexE gene encoding multidrug efflux RND transporter periplasmic adaptor subunit MexE, with amino-acid sequence MEQSLKHLRFPLALLAVLVMSACGKTPETAATMPAAKVSVAKVLEQPVNEWDEFTGRLEAPETVEIRPRVSGQIDEVAFTEGALVKKGDLLFQIDPRPFQAEVRRLEALVAQARANATRSENEAGRGERLRASNAISAELADSRTSAAQEARAAVGALQAQLDLAKLNLSFTRVTAPISGRVSRAEITAGNLVTADTTPLTSVVSTDKVYAYFDADERVFLKYTQLARQGQRGATTPVYMGLSNEDGNPHLGQMNFIDNQVNPKTGTIRGRAVFDNSDGSYTPGLYARLKLVGSGTYNAMLINDEAVGTDLGKKFVLVMDGDNKTAYRAVELGPKIEGLRIVRSGLNKDDTIVVKGLQRVRPGSPVSPEVIPMASEQTIAALAQQRQALEASNLPKVAPAKGAPGSVVKLAAATPRG; translated from the coding sequence ATGGAACAATCACTCAAACATTTGCGCTTCCCGTTGGCTCTGTTGGCCGTGCTGGTGATGAGCGCGTGCGGCAAGACTCCGGAAACCGCCGCCACCATGCCCGCTGCCAAGGTCAGCGTGGCCAAGGTGCTGGAACAACCGGTCAACGAGTGGGACGAATTCACCGGGCGCCTCGAGGCGCCGGAAACCGTTGAAATCCGTCCGCGGGTCTCCGGCCAGATCGACGAAGTCGCCTTCACCGAAGGTGCGCTGGTCAAGAAAGGCGACCTGCTGTTCCAGATCGACCCGCGTCCGTTCCAGGCTGAGGTCCGCCGCCTCGAAGCTCTGGTTGCCCAGGCCCGCGCCAACGCCACCCGCAGTGAAAACGAAGCCGGCCGAGGCGAACGCCTGCGTGCCAGCAACGCCATCTCCGCTGAACTGGCCGACTCGCGCACCAGCGCTGCACAGGAAGCTCGCGCCGCTGTCGGCGCCCTGCAAGCGCAACTGGATCTGGCCAAACTCAACCTGAGCTTCACCCGCGTCACTGCGCCAATCAGTGGCCGCGTCAGCCGTGCCGAGATCACCGCGGGCAACCTGGTGACTGCCGACACCACCCCGCTGACCAGCGTGGTGTCCACCGACAAGGTTTACGCCTACTTCGACGCCGATGAGCGTGTGTTCCTCAAATACACTCAACTCGCCCGTCAAGGTCAGCGCGGCGCGACCACCCCGGTGTACATGGGCCTGTCCAATGAAGACGGCAACCCGCACCTGGGCCAGATGAACTTTATCGACAACCAGGTCAACCCGAAGACCGGCACCATCCGTGGTCGCGCGGTGTTCGACAACAGCGACGGCAGCTACACCCCGGGTCTGTACGCACGCCTGAAACTGGTCGGCAGCGGCACCTACAACGCCATGCTGATCAACGACGAAGCAGTCGGTACCGACCTCGGCAAGAAGTTCGTGCTGGTGATGGATGGCGACAACAAGACCGCTTACCGCGCCGTTGAGCTCGGTCCGAAGATCGAAGGGCTGCGTATCGTGCGCAGCGGCCTGAACAAGGACGACACGATCGTCGTCAAGGGTCTGCAACGGGTTCGCCCTGGCTCCCCGGTTTCGCCTGAAGTGATCCCCATGGCCAGCGAGCAAACCATTGCCGCTCTCGCTCAACAACGACAAGCGCTGGAAGCCAGCAACCTGCCCAAAGTCGCACCTGCCAAAGGCGCGCCGGGTTCGGTTGTGAAACTGGCTGCTGCGACCCCACGCGGTTAA
- a CDS encoding tetratricopeptide repeat protein: protein MSQSRRYLLISLGLVLALCVAWLSLRSTAPVVPEAIKHGYSEALTAARAGQPGAARVLYQQLGRPDLSVKRRVWLHAELPNYPSPQALKLADADLQNQSPEVRLAAIKSVTGLVPGGQRSLLLGPLLDDEDQTVRFAAINALLGLSPDQLGLYFAPLQQGIDMWEQALKSQPESAANYAQLARLYLHNAELKQAQQALELTLRLDPGNLPALVMQIEVLDRQGQSDAARQLLARQLKAQPDSAYLQHALGLWLLHHDQREYALLGLSKAVELEPDNKDYRYDLATTLHSAEELEAAQKQLQEIVQRHPADRKARVLLINYWKESGQLQNVQILLAQLEQMNPDDPSLQQGL, encoded by the coding sequence ATGTCTCAGTCTCGCCGTTATTTGCTCATCAGCCTCGGCCTTGTGCTGGCCCTCTGCGTGGCCTGGCTGTCATTGCGCAGTACCGCGCCCGTGGTGCCGGAAGCGATCAAGCATGGTTACAGTGAAGCGCTGACCGCTGCTCGCGCCGGCCAGCCGGGGGCCGCGCGGGTTTTGTACCAGCAACTGGGACGTCCGGACCTGTCGGTCAAACGTCGCGTCTGGCTGCATGCGGAGTTGCCCAATTACCCGAGCCCCCAGGCCCTGAAACTGGCGGATGCCGATCTGCAAAACCAATCGCCGGAGGTCCGGCTGGCGGCAATAAAAAGCGTGACCGGCCTGGTGCCGGGCGGCCAGCGCAGTCTGCTCCTGGGCCCGTTGCTCGACGATGAGGATCAAACCGTACGCTTTGCTGCGATCAACGCCCTGCTCGGTTTGTCTCCGGATCAACTGGGCCTGTATTTTGCCCCGCTCCAGCAAGGCATCGACATGTGGGAGCAGGCGCTCAAAAGCCAGCCGGAAAGCGCCGCCAACTATGCGCAGCTGGCGCGCCTGTATCTGCACAACGCCGAACTGAAACAGGCACAGCAAGCACTGGAGCTGACCTTGCGCCTGGATCCCGGCAACCTTCCGGCGCTGGTAATGCAGATCGAAGTGCTCGACCGTCAGGGACAGAGCGATGCCGCCCGGCAACTGCTGGCCCGACAGCTGAAGGCCCAGCCCGATTCGGCCTATCTGCAGCATGCCCTGGGCCTCTGGCTGCTGCACCACGATCAACGCGAATATGCCCTGCTCGGCTTGTCCAAAGCCGTGGAACTGGAGCCCGACAACAAAGACTATCGCTACGACCTCGCCACCACCCTGCACAGCGCCGAAGAACTGGAAGCGGCGCAAAAGCAGTTGCAGGAAATCGTCCAGCGCCATCCTGCCGACCGCAAGGCGCGGGTGCTGCTGATCAATTACTGGAAAGAAAGCGGCCAGTTGCAGAACGTACAGATTCTGCTCGCTCAGCTCGAACAGATGAACCCGGACGATCCCTCGTTGCAGCAAGGCCTCTAG
- a CDS encoding HlyD family secretion protein, whose translation MKTLLTRLTTLAVVLLAIVLGWFAWEHYTRAPWTRDARVRADVVTLSADVSGRIVTLAVQDNQHVDKGQLLLEIDPARYSLAVEHAKRSVEVSKATLGQSQAAIVASEALLKQRQSEERRRRTLKQGFAISGEEWEKSSTDVAVAQADLLRNQANLGLAEANVQLAIAALTQAELDLQRTRVEAPVSGYVTNLLTRQGDYAVAGSALLALVDSSSFYVSGYFEETKLPRIEEGDRVRIELMSGEKFGGTVQSIAFAIADRENAPGSRLLANINPSYTWVKLAQRVPVRIGIDPEYSGKDRLRAGTTATVTVLENPERQAQKSPATE comes from the coding sequence TTGAAGACGTTGCTCACTCGATTGACGACATTGGCAGTGGTGCTGCTGGCAATCGTGCTTGGCTGGTTCGCCTGGGAACATTACACCCGGGCGCCGTGGACGCGGGATGCGCGGGTTAGGGCGGATGTGGTGACGCTGTCAGCGGACGTCTCGGGCCGCATCGTCACGCTGGCGGTGCAGGACAACCAGCATGTCGACAAGGGGCAGTTGTTGCTGGAGATCGACCCGGCTCGCTACAGCCTCGCCGTCGAGCATGCGAAACGCTCGGTGGAGGTCTCAAAGGCCACGCTTGGTCAGTCGCAAGCGGCCATTGTCGCCAGCGAAGCATTGCTCAAGCAGCGCCAGAGTGAAGAGCGCCGGCGACGTACGCTCAAGCAGGGGTTCGCGATTTCCGGAGAAGAGTGGGAGAAGTCCAGCACCGACGTGGCGGTGGCCCAGGCCGATCTGTTGCGCAATCAGGCGAATCTCGGCCTGGCCGAAGCCAACGTGCAGTTGGCGATTGCCGCACTGACCCAGGCTGAACTGGATCTGCAACGTACCCGAGTCGAAGCGCCGGTCAGCGGATATGTCACCAATTTGTTGACCCGTCAGGGGGATTACGCGGTGGCCGGCAGTGCCTTGCTGGCGCTGGTGGACAGCAGCTCCTTTTATGTCAGCGGCTATTTCGAAGAAACCAAGCTGCCAAGGATCGAGGAGGGTGACCGGGTGCGGATCGAATTGATGAGCGGGGAAAAATTCGGCGGTACCGTGCAGAGCATCGCCTTCGCCATTGCTGACCGGGAAAACGCGCCGGGCAGTCGGTTGCTGGCCAACATCAATCCCAGCTACACCTGGGTAAAACTGGCGCAACGAGTACCGGTGCGGATCGGTATCGATCCCGAATATTCAGGTAAGGACCGACTGAGAGCCGGCACCACAGCGACAGTTACGGTGCTGGAAAACCCTGAAAGACAGGCGCAAAAAAGCCCCGCGACCGAATGA
- a CDS encoding DUF1656 domain-containing protein, giving the protein MPIDFEIGGVYLPPIAQALLLAIPVFLLLDWGLRRLGVLRFVWHEALFEGALYACVCATFILLMGA; this is encoded by the coding sequence TTGCCCATTGATTTCGAGATCGGCGGCGTTTACCTGCCCCCCATTGCTCAGGCCCTGCTATTGGCCATACCGGTTTTTCTGCTGCTCGACTGGGGGTTGCGCCGGCTCGGCGTCCTGCGCTTTGTCTGGCATGAGGCCCTGTTCGAAGGCGCCTTGTACGCCTGTGTATGCGCCACCTTTATTCTGTTGATGGGAGCCTGA
- a CDS encoding efflux transporter outer membrane subunit, whose product MSLKVFLPSLLVLALSACAVGPDYKTPTTEAANITSATDGAAGQKNFDRSKFEGIWWQQFDDPTLNQLVTQSLQGNRELRVAFARWKAARAIRDDVSNDAMPTITSRASSDLAKGQVPGQTTKRVNSERYDLGLDMAWELDLFGRIQRNLEASDADQQAAEADLYQLQVTMIAELVDAYGQLRGAQLREKIALANLNNQQESRKITISLRDAGVGDQLDVERADARLASVEASVPQLQAEQARQKNRIATLLGERPDKLTVDLSPKDLPSIAKALPIGDPGELLQRRPDILSAERKLASATARIGVAKADLFPRVSLSGFLGWTAGRGSQIGSSAANAWALGPSITWAAFDLGSVRARLRGADADAEGALATYEQQVLLALEESENAFSDYGKRQQRLISLIRQSESSRKAADLAEIRYREGTTDFLVLLDAQRERLNAEDSQAQAEVDLYRGIVAIYKALGGGWQPETVASK is encoded by the coding sequence ATGAGTCTGAAAGTCTTCCTGCCGAGCCTGCTGGTGCTGGCCCTCAGTGCCTGCGCCGTCGGCCCTGACTACAAGACCCCGACGACGGAGGCGGCGAACATCACGTCCGCCACCGACGGCGCCGCCGGCCAGAAGAACTTCGATCGTTCGAAATTCGAAGGCATCTGGTGGCAGCAGTTCGACGATCCGACCCTCAACCAGTTGGTGACTCAATCGCTGCAAGGCAACCGTGAACTGCGCGTGGCATTCGCCCGCTGGAAAGCCGCCCGGGCGATCCGCGACGATGTCAGCAACGATGCGATGCCGACCATCACCAGCCGCGCCAGCAGCGATCTGGCCAAAGGTCAGGTCCCTGGCCAGACCACTAAACGAGTCAACAGCGAACGCTATGACCTGGGACTGGACATGGCCTGGGAGCTGGACCTGTTCGGCCGCATCCAGCGCAATCTGGAAGCCAGCGACGCCGACCAGCAAGCGGCTGAAGCCGATCTGTATCAGTTGCAAGTCACCATGATTGCCGAACTGGTGGACGCTTACGGTCAACTGCGCGGCGCTCAATTGCGGGAAAAGATCGCCCTGGCCAACCTGAACAACCAGCAGGAGTCACGCAAGATCACCATCAGCCTGCGTGACGCCGGCGTGGGCGATCAGCTCGATGTTGAACGAGCCGATGCCCGTCTGGCGTCGGTCGAAGCCAGCGTGCCACAGTTGCAGGCGGAACAGGCCCGGCAGAAAAACCGCATCGCCACCCTGCTGGGTGAACGTCCGGACAAACTGACCGTCGACCTGAGCCCGAAAGATCTGCCGTCGATTGCCAAGGCTCTGCCGATCGGTGATCCGGGCGAACTGCTGCAACGTCGTCCGGACATCCTCAGCGCCGAACGCAAACTGGCTTCGGCCACGGCGCGTATCGGTGTGGCCAAGGCCGATCTGTTCCCACGAGTCAGCCTCAGCGGTTTCCTCGGCTGGACGGCTGGCCGTGGTTCGCAGATCGGTTCCTCGGCGGCCAACGCCTGGGCGCTAGGCCCGAGCATCACGTGGGCAGCGTTTGATCTGGGCAGCGTGCGGGCCCGTCTGCGCGGCGCCGATGCCGATGCCGAAGGCGCACTGGCGACCTACGAGCAGCAAGTATTGCTGGCCTTGGAAGAGTCGGAAAACGCCTTCAGCGATTACGGCAAGCGTCAGCAGCGTCTGATTTCGCTGATCCGTCAGAGCGAATCGAGCCGCAAGGCTGCCGACCTCGCCGAGATTCGCTACCGCGAAGGCACCACCGATTTTCTGGTGCTGCTCGACGCCCAGCGTGAACGCCTGAACGCCGAAGACAGCCAGGCCCAGGCCGAAGTGGATCTGTACCGCGGCATCGTCGCGATCTACAAGGCTCTTGGTGGTGGCTGGCAGCCAGAGACGGTCGCCAGCAAGTAA
- a CDS encoding FUSC family protein, whose protein sequence is MQSLFIYFRAVIHPSQAVLLFGLRTIVAGLLTLYLAFLFDLDQPKWSIMAVVIISQPLAGMALARSFGQIIGTTLGAVVAVVLMAIFPQAPLPFITTLALWLALCTAGGTLLRYTSSQAFVLSGYTAVVVALLAIPDQDGTFLLAVTRVTETLLAVACVCVVSLLTARPEAVSRNYFAKVDQVIRLAATHAAAVLRTEESEADFQRRQMQLLGEISALEGLRRHLYFDAPRLRSANNLVLLLGNQLMLLTSRLTALRHQRELLTERWEGDLPLDIQQLRAEELVLLDQLAQQGRSLPAEARHQFVALQQQFEGLAYKAEQLTEDMSATLRSLAWALRWEQARLLQQLEQILELSDAIQEGREASCMFRGQSSPLHLDFTLATMNAIRAFSALLVAGLIWIETAWDGARGGMILVGILCSLMATFPRPLIAAQSYARGLGLALVVSAFYQFMLVPAINDFEMLALLLAPLLYVIAVGLSSPATAGIGMGLGLSSFLMLGPQNVGTGQNTAIQWFEFAGAYVSAAMLALIVYAWIFPFRPALRIRRFYNEAREQVYQLTKSPASDEEQFAFESRMVDRLTSMQGVLPAANDRDMQRLYEISLACVALGVAMHQLRQQAQNNTLLTDAFGQELSTALRQTGRFVAGRPDVRLTPLLTTLHALGDELDALHVATHEHLWSVFRMRVALLIVVSFLERHGEHLQPDRSEGEPVLAH, encoded by the coding sequence ATGCAATCCCTGTTCATTTACTTCAGAGCGGTGATCCACCCCAGCCAGGCAGTGCTGCTGTTCGGTTTGCGCACCATCGTCGCCGGATTGCTGACCTTGTACCTGGCGTTCCTGTTCGATCTGGATCAACCGAAATGGTCGATCATGGCGGTGGTGATCATCAGCCAGCCACTGGCCGGCATGGCGCTGGCACGCAGCTTCGGGCAAATCATCGGGACGACCCTTGGCGCGGTGGTAGCGGTGGTGCTGATGGCGATTTTCCCCCAGGCGCCGTTGCCGTTCATCACGACCCTGGCGCTGTGGTTGGCCCTGTGCACGGCCGGCGGCACGTTGCTGCGTTACACCAGCTCCCAGGCGTTCGTGCTCAGCGGTTATACCGCCGTGGTAGTGGCGCTGCTGGCGATTCCGGATCAGGACGGCACTTTTCTGTTGGCGGTCACCCGGGTTACCGAAACCTTGCTGGCGGTGGCGTGCGTGTGCGTGGTCAGCCTGCTGACGGCGCGGCCCGAAGCGGTATCACGCAACTATTTCGCGAAGGTCGATCAGGTCATCAGACTGGCTGCTACCCATGCTGCCGCCGTGTTGCGCACCGAAGAAAGCGAAGCGGACTTTCAGCGCCGGCAAATGCAACTGCTGGGGGAAATCAGCGCCCTCGAAGGACTGCGCCGGCATTTATACTTCGACGCCCCGCGCCTGCGCAGTGCCAACAATCTGGTGCTCTTGCTGGGTAATCAACTGATGCTGCTGACCTCGCGCCTGACCGCGTTGCGTCATCAGCGGGAATTGCTCACCGAACGCTGGGAGGGCGATCTACCGTTGGATATCCAGCAATTGCGCGCCGAGGAGCTGGTACTTCTTGATCAGCTCGCACAGCAAGGACGCTCATTGCCAGCCGAGGCGCGACATCAGTTCGTTGCGCTGCAACAACAGTTCGAAGGACTTGCCTACAAGGCCGAACAACTGACGGAAGACATGAGTGCAACCCTGCGCTCGCTGGCCTGGGCGTTGCGCTGGGAACAGGCGCGGCTGTTGCAACAACTGGAACAGATTCTCGAGTTGAGCGACGCGATACAGGAGGGGCGGGAAGCCAGTTGCATGTTCCGCGGCCAGTCCAGCCCCTTGCACCTGGATTTCACCCTCGCGACGATGAACGCCATCCGCGCCTTCAGCGCGTTGCTGGTGGCCGGATTGATCTGGATCGAGACCGCCTGGGACGGCGCGCGGGGCGGGATGATTCTGGTGGGGATTCTGTGTTCATTGATGGCGACGTTTCCGCGCCCCCTGATCGCCGCGCAGAGTTACGCCCGAGGGTTGGGGCTGGCACTGGTGGTATCGGCGTTCTATCAGTTCATGCTGGTCCCGGCGATCAATGATTTCGAAATGTTGGCCTTGCTGCTCGCGCCTTTGCTGTATGTGATCGCAGTCGGACTGTCCAGCCCGGCCACCGCAGGTATCGGCATGGGCCTGGGCCTGTCGAGTTTCCTGATGCTCGGGCCGCAGAACGTCGGCACCGGGCAGAACACCGCCATCCAATGGTTCGAATTTGCCGGAGCCTACGTCAGCGCGGCGATGCTGGCTCTGATCGTCTACGCCTGGATTTTCCCGTTCCGCCCGGCCCTGCGCATCCGGCGCTTCTACAACGAAGCGCGGGAGCAGGTCTACCAATTGACCAAGAGCCCGGCCAGCGACGAAGAGCAATTTGCCTTCGAAAGTCGAATGGTCGATCGTCTGACCTCGATGCAGGGCGTGTTGCCGGCCGCCAATGATCGGGACATGCAACGTCTGTATGAGATCAGTCTCGCCTGCGTGGCGCTGGGTGTGGCCATGCACCAGCTCAGGCAACAGGCACAGAACAACACATTGCTCACGGACGCTTTCGGTCAAGAACTGTCGACGGCATTGCGTCAGACCGGCCGTTTCGTCGCCGGCCGACCGGACGTGCGCCTGACACCGTTGCTGACCACGCTGCATGCGCTTGGCGATGAGTTGGATGCCTTGCATGTCGCCACCCATGAACACTTGTGGTCGGTGTTTCGCATGCGTGTGGCCCTGTTGATCGTGGTGTCGTTTCTGGAGCGACATGGCGAGCATTTGCAGCCCGACCGTTCTGAAGGAGAGCCCGTCCTTGCCCATTGA